Part of the Lichenicola cladoniae genome is shown below.
CGACGAGCGAGCCGGCCCATAGAAGTATCTGGGCTTAGGCGAATGCGACGACGCACCCGACGATGTCGAGCGGCAGACTGTATTCAGCCAGACCGGTCACCAGGGCGCAAGTTCCAAGGGCTATCAAGGCATACGCTCAAGTCTTAGTTGTCGCTGTCGTCGTCATCTCTGAATCGCCCGGCGCTTAACTTCGATCTGATATCGTCGCCATTGCTCCGTATCATGTGCCGCATCACTCGCTGAGGCTCTAGAGAGGCTGCCCGGAATTGCAGAGCCAGCGGCCGCAAGTCCGGCTCCGACAACGGCTTTGCCGATAATTTTGACGCGGACTGCGTTAGTGCTTTGCTGGCGACGCGTGTTGCTGCAAGCGCTACGGCTCCTTCAACAAGTTCTTTCGGGAGAGCCACCGCCACCGCTGCGCCGAAGACGATTGGAGCAACAAGCTTGGCGACGTCGCGCCCCAACGCATGCCAATAGCCGGGCGGCTAATAAGTCGTCTACCCAATCAGGCGACGAAATGTGCGCGCTGAGCATCCGGCCAGTACGCGGGCGATAGGCAAATACGGTCAACGTGAGCGCGGTTCAAAAACATTTAACTAAATCAAGGTTTTACAAAACGACTACCCGCCACTCGCTGCATGGTGGCAATTCAATCCCACCGAATGCGGAGACTCTGAAAGAAACGACGGATAGCCGGTGATCTCGCTGTCGAACTCCTCCCGCGCGTCAGGTCATTCCAGCCTTGGTCATCAATGCGGCTTCTGGACCAACGTCGGCGTCAAGCGGGTCTTGAGCGGCAAGATGATTGGATGAGGTTGGTCAATCGTGGCGTGCCACAGCCATCAATCAATTCTCGCTGCCCTGCGGTAGAAGCTTGCCGGATAGGTTCAGCAAGATATCGACAATCACCAGTCTGCCTGCCTCAACACAAGGCTCAACAAAACCAGGACCAGCAGCAACGATACCGCCTGCCAGAACCGCACCGGATTGCGCGTCAGCAACGTCAGGCGGTCGTGCAGGAACACCCCAGGCATTTCGGCGCCGTGTTCCAGTTCCAGGATCAGTTCGATCACATCGTCCTGGCGGTCTTCCGGACGCACCGCGACTGCACGGGTGAGCACCGCGCCGAGCCAGCGCGGCAGGTCCGGCCGATACGTCGCCAGCGGGGTCGGGCGCCCGAACTGCGGTCGCTGGAACGGCTCGATCTCGCCATACGGCCAGGCGCCCGACCAGGCCCGATACAGCGTGACCCCTAGCGCGAACAGATCGCTGCGTGCATCACCGGAGCTGCTTCCGGCCAGTAGCTCGGGCGCCATGTAGCTGGCCGTCCCCGGCACGCCTGGTGAACTTCCGTCTCGTGCGGTCTGATCCGCCAATCCGCTCACCAGCGCCACGCCCAGATCGAGCAGCCTGACCCCGCCGCTGAGGTCGAGTTGCACGTTCTCCGGCTTAATATCACGATGGATCACGCCTGCGCGGTGCAGCGTCGCGACCGCCTTGCCGAGCTTTGTAGCGATCGCCAGCCCGGCGCCGAGCGACAGCGGCGGTGATCGCCGCAGCCTTTGGTCGAGCGTTCCGCCGGAATGGTACGCCTGCACGGCATAGAGCATCGTTCGCCGATCCGCCGGCAGCGGAACAGGCGCCGCCAGCCACGGCGAACGCACCCGTAGCCCGATCCATTCCTCCCGAAGCACCATCCGGCGCGCCGTCTCGTCCGGTCCCGCCGGGAACTTCAGCACGACGTCGCCGAACTCCCCGAGCAGGTCCAGCGCCACGAACACCCATGCGTGGCGGCCACGTGCCAGCAACCGCACCAGCCGGAAGCCGTCCACCTCCTGTCCGGCCTGCGGATCGGCCAGCCTGTCCAGGCCGGACAGTGCCAGGATCAGCTCGTCCTGCTGCACCGGTGGCAGCGCCTCGACGTCCAACACCGCGACGCTGACATTGTCGGTGCTGCGGGCGCCAAGCGCTGCCTGCACCAGCCGCTCCGCCGCCAGTGCCGGGTCACCCCGGGTCAGCACCGCCACGATCTCGGTATCCGACAGCACCCCGTGCACCCCATCCGTGCACAGCAGGAACCGGTCGTGCACGTGAACCGGCTCGGTGGCGGTGGCGATCGCCAGCTCGTTCGACAGCCCGATCGCGCGGGTCAGCATATGCGTCTGGCCCGGCCGCTCAGATGCGTGATCCGTGGTCAGGCGGAACAGCCGCCCATCCCGCAGGCAATAAAGCCGGCTGTCTCCGACATGTACGATATGCGCGACCCGGCCAAGCATGATCAGTCCGGTGAAGGTGGTGGCCATCCCGTCCAGCGCCTCGTCGGTCCGGCCGACTGCGTGGATCCACTGGTTCATCGCGTTCAGCGCCAGGGCTGCGCGTTCACGCATACTCCGCAATGGGCTCTGGCTGCTCTGTGCATCGATGAAGCCACGCACCGTGGTTTCGGCAGCTTCGCGACCGCCCAGATGCCCGCCGACACCATCCGCAATAGCTGCCACGAAACCTTGATCCGCAAGCATGGCGATGTCGCCGCCGCGAAACGCGACGAAATCCTCGTTGCGTCCACGTCGTCCCTGGACGCTGCACCAGCCGAAGGCGAGTGCAGGGACAGCCGTCCCGTCGCCGCAACGCTCCGTCTGCATCAACTCCGCCTATTCCGCAGCAGCCCGGAATTATAACTTAAATAATATGCCTTTTTTGACATCATCAAGAGCGTAGGGGCTGACACCGGCTCAGTATTTGCACAGGATGCGCGCTTATGGGGCGGTTGGTCTCGAACCTGGAAGGGTGATTGATGATCAATAGGGCATTTCTCAAGGCGGGCCATCTTCCGACCCTGTTCTCGGCCTTCTTCTATTTCGACATGGCGTTCATGGTCTGGGTGCTGCTCGGCCCGCTCGGCGTGCAGATCGCCCACGCCCTTCACCTCAACCCGGCGCAGAAGGGCCTGATGGTCGCGGTGCCGATCCTGTCCGGCGCGCTGCTTCGTGTGGTTGCCGGATTACTGGTCGATCGTTTGCGTCCGAAGCGTACCGGCATCATCGCCCAGTGCATCGTCCTGGTGACGCTGCTTGCAGTCTGGCTGTTCGGCATCCCGTCCTACTCCGCGGTGCTGATCCTCGGCATGCTGCTCGGCGTGGCCGGCGCTTCCTTTGCCGTTGCCCTGCCGCTGGCATCCCGGTGGTATCCCCCGCAATACCAGGGTATCGCACTCGGCATCGCCGGGGCCGGTAATTCGGGCACGGTGTTCGCCGCCTTGTTCGCACCGCTGCTTGCCGCCAGGTTCGGCTGGACCACGGTGTTCGGCCTGGCCGCCATCCCTGTGGCGATCGCTTTCGTGACCTACCTGGTCCTGGCCCGCGACGCGCCGAACCCGCCGGCCCCGCGCCACCTGCATCAATATGCCGACGTGCTGCGCGACCGCGACGCCTGGTGGTTCATGCTGTTCTATGGCGTGACCTTCGGCGGCTTCTCCGGCCTGGCCTCCTCGCTCACCATCTATTTCAACGCCGATTACGGGCTCGGTCCGGTGCTCGCCGGCGAATGCACCGCCGCCTGCGTGTTCGCCGGCTCGATGGTCCGTCCGCTGGGCGGGGCCCTTGCCGACCGGATCGGCGGCATCCGGTCCCTGTCGGTCATGTATGGCGTGGCAGCGGTCGCGCTGCTCATCGTGTCCACCCACCTGCCGACGCTGGGTGCGGCACTGGTCGTGTTCATCGTCGCCATGCTGGCGTTCGGCATGGGCAATGGTGCGGTGTTCCAGCTGGTCCCGCAGCGTTTCGCGCGCGAGATCGGCGTGATGACCGGGCTTGTCGGCATGGCCGGTGGTGTCGGCGGATTCCTGCTTGCCTTCTCGCTCGGCACCGCCCGCCAGTATGCCGGCGCCTACGGGCCCGGCTTCCTGATCTTCGCGGTGCTGGCCCTGGTCGCCCTGTTCGGACTGATGTCCGTGAAAAGCCGCTGGCGCACCACCTGGGGCGCTCTTCCCGGCGTCGCCCGGATCTGATGGCGGATAGCGCCGCCCTCGATCGTGTGATCACGGCGCCCTTGAGCAGCGTGACGGCCGGAACCGCGACGCACTGCCCATACTGCGCCCTGCAGTGCGGGATGATGCTGAACCAGGACCGGGACGGCGCCTGGAGCGTGTCGGCGCGCGACTTCCCGACCAACAAGGGCGGCCTGTGCCGCAAGGGCTGGACTTCGGCGGCACTGCTCGATCACCCCGAGCGCCTGACCACGCCGCTGGTCCGTGACAGCAAGGGCGGCCCGTTGCGCCCGGCGAGCTGGGACGAGGCGCTGGACCGGATCGTCGCCGGCATCCAGCGCATCCAGTCTGCGCACGGCGCCAATGCCATGGCGGTTTTCGGCGGTGGCGGCCTCACCAACGAGAAGGCGTACCTGCTCGGCAAGTTCGCGCGCCTCGCCCTGCGCACCGGCAACATCGACTATAATGGCCGCTTCTGCATGGCCTCGGCAGCGGCCGCCGGGCTGCGCGCATTCGGTGTCGATCGCGGCCTGCCGTTCCCGCTCGAGGACATCCCCGGCGCCGAGACGATCCTGATCGCCGGCTCCAACCCGGCCGAAACCATGCCGCCGATCATGCAGTATTTCGAGGCGCAGCGGGCGCGTGGCGGCAAGCTGATCGTGTCGGACCCACGACGCACCGCAACCGCCAAGCTCGCCGACCTGCATCTGGCGCTGACCCCCGGGACCGATGCGGCGCTGGCCAACGGCATCCTGAACGCCGCGATCCATGCCAAGCTGATCGACCCGATCTTCATCGACGAGCGCACCACCGGCTGGCCCGCCACCCGCCGCTCCGTCGCGTCCTACTGGCCCGATCGCGTCGAGCGCCTGACCGGCGTGCCCGCCCGCGATATCGAGCGCGCTGCCCACATGCTCGGCGAGGCCGCCACCGCGATGATCCTGAGCGGCCGCGGTCCGGAACAGCAGAGCCAGGGCACCAACAACGCGCTGGCGTTCATCAATCTCGCGCTGGCGCTTGGGCAGGCCGGCCGCAAGCATTGCGGCTGGGGCTGCATGACCGGGCAGGGCAACGGCCAGGGCGGCCGCGAACACGGCCAGAAGAACGACCAGCTCCCCGGCTATCGCAAGCTCGACGATCCCGGCCACCGTGCCGCCGTGGCCAGGGTCTGGGGCGTCGATCCCGATACGCTGCCGATGCCCGGCATGCCGGCAGTCGCGATGCTGAGATCGCTTGGCCAGCCTGGCGGCGTACAGGGATTGCTGGTCGCCGCGAGCAACCTCGTCGTTTCCGCACCCGATGCCGCCAGTCTGTCCGCCCGACTGTCGGGCCTGGACATGTTCGTGGCCCTCGACCTGTTCCTGACCGAGACCTCCTCCCTCGCGGACATCGTGCTGCCGGTGCCGCAATGGGCGGAGGAGGGCGGCACCATGACCAACCTCGAGGGCCGGGTGATCCAGCGCGTCCAAGCCCGCACTCCGCCGCCTGGCGTGTGGTCGGAGCCGCGGATCCTGTCCGAACTGGCGTCCCGGCTCGGGTGCACGGCAGCATTTCCGTCCGAGCCGGCCGAGGTGTTCACCGAACTCAGGCGTGCCAGCGCCGGCGGCGTCGCCGACTATGCCGGCATGGCGCCCGATCGGCTTGCCGCGCGGGACGGCCTGTTCTGGCCCTGTCCAGACGAGAGTCATCCCGGCACGCCGCGGCTGTTCCTGGACCGCTTCGGCCATCCGGACGGCCGCGCCCGCTTCCATCCGGTCGAACGGCGCCTGTCCGCCGAGGAGCCCGACGATGCCTATCCGCTCTACCTCACCACCGGCCGCGTGCTGACCCACTACCAGAGCGGTGCGCAGACCAGGCGCGTGGCCGAACTGCAGGATGCCGAGCCGGCGGCGTTCGTCGAACTGCATCCCGATGCTGCGCGACCGCTCGGCATCCGTCCGGGCATGCTGGTCCAGGTCAGTACCCGTCGCGGCAGCGTGACGCTGGCGGCCCGCGTCACCGCCGACATCAGGCGCGACACGCTGTTCGTGCCGTTCCATTGGGGCGACGCATCCAACGCCAACCTGCTCACCATCGATGCCGTCGACCCGATCTCGCGCATGCCGGAACTGAAGATCTGCGCCGCCCGGATCGCCGTCGCACCCGCCGAAGCCGCGCCGGTCGCGGCATCATGACCCACCCACCATGAGGATTATTGCCCCATGATCGAAAGCACGCCGCGCATCATCACCGGAACGTTCGCTTTCATTGGCGCCGGACTGCAGCAACCCACCGCACTGGCCGGTGCGCCGACCTACACCGTGCCGGCCGACCGCCGCGCACAACTGATCTATCTGCGGGCCGGCAACTCGGCCGATGCGCTGGTGACGCTGGTCCTGCTGCGCGACGGCAAGCCGATGCGCCTGTTCCCGCTCGGCGCCAGGTCCGGCCAGCACGTGCCGCTTTCGGTGGTCGAGGATTTGTTCCCGGAGACCGTGATCGAGGTGCAGGTCGCCGCACCCGAAGGCATCGCCGGATACGTGGTGCTCGACATGGGCCTGATGGAAGTCTGAGGAGCATGACCATGTCAGATATCATTCGCACGAAACAGACGCTCGTCGTCATCGGCAACGGCATGGCCGGTGCGCGGGCCGTCGAGGAGGTGCTCGCACGCGGCGGCGCCGAGATGTTCGACATCGTCATGTTCGGAGACGAGCCCTACGGCAACTACAACCGGATCATGCTGTCCAACGTGCTGTGCGGCGTGCAGGACCCCGGCGACATCTACATCAACCCGCTCGACTGGTACACCGACAACGACATCCGCCTGCATAGCGGTGCGCGGGTCACCACCATCGACCGCACCGCACGCGTGGTGACCGCCGAGAACGGCGTGCAGGAGCGCTACGACGTGCTGCTGATCGCCACCGGCAGCCGATCCTTCATTCCGCCGATGGACAACATCCGAGACGAGACCCGAGAACTTCGCCGCGGCGTGTTCGGCTTCCGTACGCTGGACGATTGCAACGCCATGGCCGCCATGGCCAAGGACAGCACCAACGTGGTCGTGCTCGGTGGCGGATTGCTCGGGCTCGAGGCCGCGCGCGGGCTGATGACGCACGGGCCGTCCGTGCATGTCGTGCATCTGGCGCAGCATCTGATGAACGCCCAGCTCGACATCGAGGGCGGCGCGATCCTGCGCAGCGCCATGGAGGCGATGGGCGTCACCATCCATGGCGGGCAGCGCTCCACCGGTATCGAACTGGATCCGAATGGCCACGTCGCCGGTGTGCGCTTCAAGGACGACAGCGTCATCGCCTGCCAGATGGTGGTAGTGGCCGCCGGCATCCGCCCGAATGTCGAGCTGGCCCAGCGTGCCGGCCTGACCGTCGAGCGTGCCATCGTGGTCGACAATCACATGCGCTGCCTCGACGACCGCCGCATCTTCGTGGTCGGCGAGTGCGCACAGCATCGCGGCCAGGTCTATGGGCTGGTGGCGCCGCTCTGGGACCAGGCCAAGGTGTTCGCCGACCACGTCACCGAGCGCAATATCGAAAGCGCCTATCACGGCTCCAAGCTCGCCACGAAGCTCAAGGTCATGGGTGTCGAGCTCGCCTCCATGGGTATCACCGAGCCGCAGGAGGAGCGCGACGAGGTCATTCGTTTTACCGAAACCCGCAACGGCACCTACAAGAAACTCATCGTGCGCGATGGCCGCCTGGTCGGTGGGATCCTGATGGGCGACATCTCCAAGGCTGCCTACCTGATGCAGGCGTTCGACCGCGACAGCCCGTTGCCCGAGGAACGCCTGTCGCTGCTGTTCGATCTCGGCACCCCGTCGCAGAAGATCACCCTCGACGAGATGCCGGCCGACACCCAGGTCTGCAACGGCGTCACCAAGGGCGCGATCGGCGCCTGCGTCACCGCCGGAAAACGCACCACCAAGTCGGTCATGGACGCGACGCGGGCCGGCATGGGCTGCGGTTCCTGCAAGACCCTGGTCGGCGAAGTGGTCGAGTGGTTCTGCGGTGGGGCAGTCGAGGAAGACCCGTCGATCCACTACTACGTGCCCACCATCCCGATGGCCAAGCCCGAGCTGGTCGCAGCGGTGAAAACACAGGGGCTGCGGTCGGTATCGTCGGTGTTCGCGGCCCTCGGCGGCGGTCACGAGGATGCGGGCTCCAAGCCGGCGCTCGCCTCGCTGCTGGTCACCATATGGGCGGACGAATACATCGACGAGCGCGACGCCCGCTTCATCAACGATCGTGTGCACGCCAACATCCAGAAGGACGGCACCTTCTCGGTCATTCCGGAGATGCCCGGTGGCGTCACCACCCCGGCCGACCTGATCCGCATTGCCCAGGTGGCGATCAAGTACAATGTGCCGCTGGTCAAGCTCACCGGCGGCCAGCGCATCGATCTGGTCGGCGTGTCCAAGGAGGACCTGCCGAAAATGTGGGCCGACCTCGGCATGCCGTCCGGCCATGCCTACGGAAAAAGCTATCGCACCTGCAAGAGCTGCATCGGCACCGAGTATTGCCGCTTTGGCCTCGGCGACTCGATGGGCCTTGCCGCGCAGATCGAGAAGCGGTTCCGCGGCGTCGACAGTCCGGCCAAGCTCAAGCTCGCCACCGCCGGCTGCCCGCGCAACTGTTCAGAGGCGCTCGTCAAGGATATCGGCGCCGTCGCGATCGGCAACGACAAGTGGGAAATCTACATTGGCGGCGCGGCCGGTGCGCACATCCGCAAGGGCGACCTGCTCTGCACCGTCGACGGCGAGGCGGCCGTGATGACCATCACCGCGCGCTTCATGCAGTACTACCGCGAGAACGCGAAATGGAAGGAGCGCACCTACACCTTCGTTCCGCGCGTCGGACTGGAGCGCATCCGCGCCATTGTGGTCGAGGACAGCGACGGCATCGTGGCAGACCTAGATGCAGCCATGGAGAAATCCATCGCCGCCGCCTACGACCCCTGGCAGGAAGCCAACACGCCCAAAACCGCCAACCAGTTCGCGGACATCGTTGTCCCGGAAGGAGTGTCGTGATGATCGACAGCCACAGCATCGGTCCGCTGAGCCAGATCCCCGTCGGCGAAGGCCGCAACATGGTCGTCGGCGACCGTACCCTGGCCGTGTTCCACCTGCATGGCGGCGAGGTGTATGCGACCCAGCCGACCTGCCCGCACCGGGGCGGCCCGCTAGCGGACGGACTGACCGGAACCCATACAATCATGTGCCCGCTGCACGACCGGGTGTTCGACCTGCGTACCGGGGCCGGGCCGGACTGCTCGATCACCGTCGTGCCGGTCAGGGTGCAGGACGGGATGATGGTCGTCGAGATGGCGATGGCATAGGAGGCATAAATCGAGACGCGGATCGCCGCATGATGTCCGTGGCTGGTTCCTGAGCCACGCCCGACCGGACACGCGGCGGAGAAGCCAGGCCGGCAAATGACGATAGGCGTCACGACATGGCAGGCACTGAAGCGTTATCCTGCCGATAATGTCGAGTAGCATGGTATGTCTCTCGCTAGGGAGACGTTGCAATGCAAAGGAATCCAGGCACCCGGGATCGCTTAACGGTGTCTAGAACACGATGATCGTCGGCATCGATCTTGGAACGACTAACAGCCTGGCGTCGGTCTGGCAGGACGGGCGAGCGACGCTGGTGCCCAATTCACTCGGCAGGTTCCTGACCCCATCGGTGGTCAGCCTCGATACGACCGGGGAGATACTGGTCGGGGAACCGGCCCGGGAACGCCTGGCGAGCCACCCCCTGTCCACTGTGGCAGCGTTCAAGCGAAGCATGGGCACGGGTCGCTCGATGATGCTGGGCGACCGGTCGTTCAGGCCGGAAGAATTGTCGTCCTTCGTGCTGCGGGCGTTGAAGGCGGATGCGGAAGCATTTCTCGGCATCCCGGTCGATGAGGCGGTCATTACCGTTCCGGCTTATTTCAGTGATTCCCAACGACAGGCTACGCGGGTCGCAGGTGAGCTAGCCGATCTGCGCGTCGAACGGCTGCTGAACGAACCCACTGCGGCAGCCCTTGCCTACGGCCTGCACGAGCACAAGGAGGGGCGTGAGGGCGAAATCCTCGTGTTCGATCTCGGCGGCGGTACTTTCGACGTGTCGGTGATCGACCTGTTCGATGGTGTCATCGAGGTTCGGGCAACCGCCGGCGATAATTTCCTGGGCGGCGAGGATTTCGACACGGCGATCA
Proteins encoded:
- a CDS encoding molybdopterin oxidoreductase family protein: MADSAALDRVITAPLSSVTAGTATHCPYCALQCGMMLNQDRDGAWSVSARDFPTNKGGLCRKGWTSAALLDHPERLTTPLVRDSKGGPLRPASWDEALDRIVAGIQRIQSAHGANAMAVFGGGGLTNEKAYLLGKFARLALRTGNIDYNGRFCMASAAAAGLRAFGVDRGLPFPLEDIPGAETILIAGSNPAETMPPIMQYFEAQRARGGKLIVSDPRRTATAKLADLHLALTPGTDAALANGILNAAIHAKLIDPIFIDERTTGWPATRRSVASYWPDRVERLTGVPARDIERAAHMLGEAATAMILSGRGPEQQSQGTNNALAFINLALALGQAGRKHCGWGCMTGQGNGQGGREHGQKNDQLPGYRKLDDPGHRAAVARVWGVDPDTLPMPGMPAVAMLRSLGQPGGVQGLLVAASNLVVSAPDAASLSARLSGLDMFVALDLFLTETSSLADIVLPVPQWAEEGGTMTNLEGRVIQRVQARTPPPGVWSEPRILSELASRLGCTAAFPSEPAEVFTELRRASAGGVADYAGMAPDRLAARDGLFWPCPDESHPGTPRLFLDRFGHPDGRARFHPVERRLSAEEPDDAYPLYLTTGRVLTHYQSGAQTRRVAELQDAEPAAFVELHPDAARPLGIRPGMLVQVSTRRGSVTLAARVTADIRRDTLFVPFHWGDASNANLLTIDAVDPISRMPELKICAARIAVAPAEAAPVAAS
- the nirB gene encoding nitrite reductase large subunit NirB, translating into MSDIIRTKQTLVVIGNGMAGARAVEEVLARGGAEMFDIVMFGDEPYGNYNRIMLSNVLCGVQDPGDIYINPLDWYTDNDIRLHSGARVTTIDRTARVVTAENGVQERYDVLLIATGSRSFIPPMDNIRDETRELRRGVFGFRTLDDCNAMAAMAKDSTNVVVLGGGLLGLEAARGLMTHGPSVHVVHLAQHLMNAQLDIEGGAILRSAMEAMGVTIHGGQRSTGIELDPNGHVAGVRFKDDSVIACQMVVVAAGIRPNVELAQRAGLTVERAIVVDNHMRCLDDRRIFVVGECAQHRGQVYGLVAPLWDQAKVFADHVTERNIESAYHGSKLATKLKVMGVELASMGITEPQEERDEVIRFTETRNGTYKKLIVRDGRLVGGILMGDISKAAYLMQAFDRDSPLPEERLSLLFDLGTPSQKITLDEMPADTQVCNGVTKGAIGACVTAGKRTTKSVMDATRAGMGCGSCKTLVGEVVEWFCGGAVEEDPSIHYYVPTIPMAKPELVAAVKTQGLRSVSSVFAALGGGHEDAGSKPALASLLVTIWADEYIDERDARFINDRVHANIQKDGTFSVIPEMPGGVTTPADLIRIAQVAIKYNVPLVKLTGGQRIDLVGVSKEDLPKMWADLGMPSGHAYGKSYRTCKSCIGTEYCRFGLGDSMGLAAQIEKRFRGVDSPAKLKLATAGCPRNCSEALVKDIGAVAIGNDKWEIYIGGAAGAHIRKGDLLCTVDGEAAVMTITARFMQYYRENAKWKERTYTFVPRVGLERIRAIVVEDSDGIVADLDAAMEKSIAAAYDPWQEANTPKTANQFADIVVPEGVS
- a CDS encoding bifunctional protein-serine/threonine kinase/phosphatase; the protein is MQTERCGDGTAVPALAFGWCSVQGRRGRNEDFVAFRGGDIAMLADQGFVAAIADGVGGHLGGREAAETTVRGFIDAQSSQSPLRSMRERAALALNAMNQWIHAVGRTDEALDGMATTFTGLIMLGRVAHIVHVGDSRLYCLRDGRLFRLTTDHASERPGQTHMLTRAIGLSNELAIATATEPVHVHDRFLLCTDGVHGVLSDTEIVAVLTRGDPALAAERLVQAALGARSTDNVSVAVLDVEALPPVQQDELILALSGLDRLADPQAGQEVDGFRLVRLLARGRHAWVFVALDLLGEFGDVVLKFPAGPDETARRMVLREEWIGLRVRSPWLAAPVPLPADRRTMLYAVQAYHSGGTLDQRLRRSPPLSLGAGLAIATKLGKAVATLHRAGVIHRDIKPENVQLDLSGGVRLLDLGVALVSGLADQTARDGSSPGVPGTASYMAPELLAGSSSGDARSDLFALGVTLYRAWSGAWPYGEIEPFQRPQFGRPTPLATYRPDLPRWLGAVLTRAVAVRPEDRQDDVIELILELEHGAEMPGVFLHDRLTLLTRNPVRFWQAVSLLLVLVLLSLVLRQADW
- a CDS encoding Rieske 2Fe-2S domain-containing protein, with amino-acid sequence MIDSHSIGPLSQIPVGEGRNMVVGDRTLAVFHLHGGEVYATQPTCPHRGGPLADGLTGTHTIMCPLHDRVFDLRTGAGPDCSITVVPVRVQDGMMVVEMAMA
- a CDS encoding nitrate/nitrite transporter; this translates as MINRAFLKAGHLPTLFSAFFYFDMAFMVWVLLGPLGVQIAHALHLNPAQKGLMVAVPILSGALLRVVAGLLVDRLRPKRTGIIAQCIVLVTLLAVWLFGIPSYSAVLILGMLLGVAGASFAVALPLASRWYPPQYQGIALGIAGAGNSGTVFAALFAPLLAARFGWTTVFGLAAIPVAIAFVTYLVLARDAPNPPAPRHLHQYADVLRDRDAWWFMLFYGVTFGGFSGLASSLTIYFNADYGLGPVLAGECTAACVFAGSMVRPLGGALADRIGGIRSLSVMYGVAAVALLIVSTHLPTLGAALVVFIVAMLAFGMGNGAVFQLVPQRFAREIGVMTGLVGMAGGVGGFLLAFSLGTARQYAGAYGPGFLIFAVLALVALFGLMSVKSRWRTTWGALPGVARI